The DNA window GCTCTCGCCGAGCTGGTTGCCGTGCACGCGGACCCCGAGCCCCGCGGCGCGACCGGCGAGGAGCACCTCCCGCGACTCCTCGACGTCGAACGCACCGACCTCGCAGAACGCGTCGATGTACGACGCGAACGGCGCGACGGCGTCGAGCATCGGGCCCGTGACGAGGTCGAGGTAGTCGCGGCGGTCGACGCCGGCCGGCACGAGGTGGGCGCCGAGGAAGGTGACGACGTCGGCGACCTCGGCCGCCGCTCGAGCGGACCGCGCCTCGCCCTCGACATCCAGCGCGTACCCCGTCTTCGCCTCCAGGAAGGTCGTCCCCTGGGCGAGCGCCTCCGCCCGCAACCGCTTCGCGCCCGCGACGAGCTGCTCCTCCGAAGCGGCGCGGGTGGCGGCGACGGTCGTGGCGATCCCGCCCGCCGCGTACCGGCCGCCGGCCATCCGCGCCTCGAACTCCGCAGAGCGGTCGCCCGCGAACACGAGGTGCGTGTGGGTGTCGACCCACCCGGGCAGCACGGCGCGTCCGCCCACGTCGGTCCGCGCGTCGGCGGCGGGGGCATCGGACGCCGAGCCCAGCCAGGCGATCCGACCGTCCTCGATGACGAGCGCCGCGTCGGTGATCCGGTTGCCGTCGGTGTCGCCCGGCCCGGAGCCCGCGTTGGTCGTGAGTTCGGCGATGCCGGTGATGAGTTCGGTCGTCATGGCTGCATCTCCTGCGAGGGGTGATCAGGTGTCGGGGACGAGGTGGCGGCTCGGGGCGTCCCTGTCGATGCTGCCAGCTCGGCGAGCGCCGCCGTGAGGAGCTGTTCCGGCGTGGTCTGCTGTGGAGTCGCGAGCAGGCGGCCGCGTTCGGCCACGAGTCGCCCGCCGACGATCACCCGTTCGACGTCGGACGCGGTCGCGACGAGGGCGAGCTGGGCCGGGTCGGCGCCGGTGGTCCGCAGACTCGACGTCGACACCTCGACGAGGTCGAGCGGGTCGCCGACGGCGAGCGTGTGGCGCCCGAGTCCGAGCGAGCGATAGCCGCCGGCGGTCCCGGCCTCGAGGAGTTCCGCGGGCGAGAACCGACCGCGTCGGCCGGAGGCGAGCCGTTCACCGGCCTCGAGGCCGCGCAGTTCGAGCAGGGGGTCGACGACGGCGTTCTGGTCGGATCCCACGGCGATCCGCGCGCCGGCGTCCGCGAGGCGGCGTGCCGGTCCGATGCCGTCGCCGAGGTCGGCCTCGGTCGTCGGACACATCACGACGGTCGCGCCCGAGCGTCCGATCGCCGTGATGTCGGCGTCGGTCAGATGCGTCGCGTGGACGAGGCTGATGCGCGGGTCGAGCGCTCCGAGCGCGGCCAGCACACCCGTCGGTGTCCTACCCGTCTTCGCGAGGGTGTCGAGGTTCTCCTGCGGTTGCTCCGAGAGGTGGACGTGCAGGGCGACGTCCTCCGGCAGTCCGGTGAGGATGGTGCGCATGGCCTCGACGGGCACGGCGCGCACCGAGTGCAGTGCGGCACCGAGGGTCACCAGTCCGGCCGCGTCGTGCGAGGCAGAGAGCGCCGTGCGGAGTCCGTGCCAGCGGTCGAGCCAGCCGGCCGCGTCGCCGTCGCCGAACGCGCGCTGTTCCACGAGGAGCGGCGCGGCCGGACCACCGGCGGGTCCGAGACCGCTCGCGAGGTAGGCCGTGTCGAGGAGGGTGAGCCGGATGCCGATCTCGGCGGCGGCCTCGGCGACCGCGAGTTCCATCGCGTGTGCGCTCGGGTACGGGGTGCCGTCGGCCTGGTGGTGCACGTAGTGGAACTCGCCGACCGCCGTCCAGCCGCACACGAGCATCTCGCCGAACACGGCGCGGGCGACCCGGCCGTAGTGCTCCGGGTCGAGACTCGCGGCCGCCGCGTACATCGCCTCACGCCACTGCCAGAAGTCGCCGCCGTCGGCGTGGGTGCGCCCGCGGAGCAGCCGGTGGAACGCGTGGGAGTGGGCGTTGCCCATGCCGG is part of the Plantibacter sp. Leaf314 genome and encodes:
- a CDS encoding formimidoylglutamate deiminase, with amino-acid sequence MSVASTAAVSSDDRPPTWAATAIIDGRPIDRVRFTADDEGRIATVERGVDPQADDRRLGTVVPGMGNAHSHAFHRLLRGRTHADGGDFWQWREAMYAAAASLDPEHYGRVARAVFGEMLVCGWTAVGEFHYVHHQADGTPYPSAHAMELAVAEAAAEIGIRLTLLDTAYLASGLGPAGGPAAPLLVEQRAFGDGDAAGWLDRWHGLRTALSASHDAAGLVTLGAALHSVRAVPVEAMRTILTGLPEDVALHVHLSEQPQENLDTLAKTGRTPTGVLAALGALDPRISLVHATHLTDADITAIGRSGATVVMCPTTEADLGDGIGPARRLADAGARIAVGSDQNAVVDPLLELRGLEAGERLASGRRGRFSPAELLEAGTAGGYRSLGLGRHTLAVGDPLDLVEVSTSSLRTTGADPAQLALVATASDVERVIVGGRLVAERGRLLATPQQTTPEQLLTAALAELAASTGTPRAATSSPTPDHPSQEMQP
- the hutI gene encoding imidazolonepropionase, translating into MTTELITGIAELTTNAGSGPGDTDGNRITDAALVIEDGRIAWLGSASDAPAADARTDVGGRAVLPGWVDTHTHLVFAGDRSAEFEARMAGGRYAAGGIATTVAATRAASEEQLVAGAKRLRAEALAQGTTFLEAKTGYALDVEGEARSARAAAEVADVVTFLGAHLVPAGVDRRDYLDLVTGPMLDAVAPFASYIDAFCEVGAFDVEESREVLLAGRAAGLGVRVHGNQLGESGGVRLAVELGAASVDHCNHLADADVDLLAGSSTVATLLPACDLSTREPFPPARALVDAGAAIALATNCNPGTSYTTSMAYCVATAVLQMRLTIAEAVWAATRGAAVAVGREHGVDAVGSLRVGGLADLQVLDAPSVSHLAYRPGVPLTVGVWQRGERVTSGTRP